The proteins below come from a single Rosa rugosa chromosome 2, drRosRugo1.1, whole genome shotgun sequence genomic window:
- the LOC133733486 gene encoding transcription factor TGA9 isoform X1 yields MAFISATCPDSSFFLEYKDENGLLRKSCMAASHRVVGETGLSDSGPSSSNHHVPYATVLHGINGPSTSFLNQEGSTFDFGELEEAIARQVRNDEAQAPLFTGRPAATLEMFPSWPMRFHQTPRGSSKSAGGESTDSGSQVNTTALTSKGDQTQLEPESPISKIASSSNNHHHQHQALDQNHLQFQQQQQLQQDMAISDTSRATTVPATGTTEASKGQSAPKSNHEKRKGAGSSSENKQLDAKTLRRLAQNREAARKSRLRKKAYVQQLESSRIKLTQLEQDLQRARAQGLLMGGCGGGFGNISSAAAIFDMEYARWLEDDHRHMSELRTGLQAHLSDNDLRVVVDGYISHYDEIFQLKGVAAKSDVFHLITGMWASQAERCFLWMGGFRPSDLIKMLTQQLDPITEQQVMGICSLQHSSQQAEEALTQGLDQLHQSLIDTIAGGTVIDGMQQMAVALGKLTNLEGFVRQADNLRQQTLHQLRRILTVRQAARCFLVIGEYYGRLRALSSLWASRPRESMMSDDNSCQTTTDLQMVQPSQNHFSSF; encoded by the exons ATGGCTTTCATTTCTGCTACATGTCCCGATTCCAGCTTCTTCTTGGAGTACAAAGATGAAAATGGTCTGCTGAGGAAGTCTTGCATGGCGGCGAGTCATAGAGTCGTTGGAGAGACAGGTCTTTCAGACTCGGGCCCTTCTTCTTCAAATCACCATGTTCCTTATGCCACTGTTCTTCATGGAATTAATGGTCCTTCAACAAGTTTCCT AAATCAAGAAGGATCTACTTTTGATTTTGGAGAGCTAGAAGAAGCAATTGCTCGTCAAGTTAGAAATGATGAAGCTCAAGCAC CTTTGTTCACAGGAAGACCTGCCGCAACCCTGGAAATGTTCCCTTCTTGGCCAATGAGATTCCACCAAACCCCAAGA GGGAGTTCGAAGTCAGCAGGAGGGGAGAGCACAGACTCAGGATCACAGGTGAACACCACCGCTCTTACAAGCAAAGGAGATCAGACTCAGTTGGAGCCAGAATCCCCCATAAGTAAAATAGCATCTTCTTCAaacaatcatcatcatcagcaccAGGCTTTGGATCAGAATCATCTACAGttccagcagcagcagcaactaCAGCAAGACATGGCAATAAGTGACACCTCAAGAGCTACTACAGTACCAGCAACAGGAACAACTGAAGCATCAAAAGGCCAGTCagctccaaaatcaaatcatgaaaag AGGAAGGGAGCTGGTTCTTCGTCAGAGAACAAACAGCTTGATGCTAAG ACATTGAGGCGCTTAGCACAAAATCGAGAAGCTGCGAGAAAAAGCCGCCTGAGGAAAAAG GCTTATGTGCAACAGCTAGAATCAAGTAGGATCAAGCTCACACAGCTTGAACAAGACCTTCAAAGAGCGCGTGCTCAG GGATTGTTGATGGGTGGCTGTGGAGGTGGTTTTGGCAATATCAGCTCAG CTGCTGCAATATTTGATATGGAATATGCAAGGTGGCTAGAAGACGACCACCGTCACATGTCGGAGCTGCGAACCGGACTACAAGCACATTTGTCGGACAACGATCTCCGAGTCGTTGTAGATGGATACATTTCTCATTATGATGAGATTTTCCAGCTGAAAGGAGTGGCTGCGAAATCTGATGTGTTCCATCTCATAACCGGGATGTGGGCTTCTCAAGCTGAACGTTGCTTCCTTTGGATGGGTGGCTTTAGACCCTCTGACCTCATCAAG ATGTTGACACAACAGTTAGACCCAATAACTGAACAGCAAGTGATGGGGATATGCAGCCTCCAACATTCATCACAACAGGCTGAAGAGGCTCTCACCCAAGGCTTAGACCAGCTTCATCAGTCTCTCATCGACACCATCGCCGGTGGAACCGTCATAGACGGCATGCAACAGATGGCCGTGGCTCTGGGCAAGCTCACTAATCTTGAAGGCTTCGTTCGCCAG GCTGACAATTTGAGACAGCAAACCCTTCACCAGTTGCGTCGGATATTGACAGTTCGCCAAGCAGCGCGGTGCTTTCTGGTAATCGGCGAGTACTATGGAAGATTAAGAGCACTTAGTTCTCTTTGGGCATCAAGACCACGAGA GAGCATGATGAGTGATGATAACTCTTGCCAAACGACGACGGACTTGCAAATGGTTCAGCCTTCTCAAAATCATTTCTCATCTTTCTGA
- the LOC133733486 gene encoding transcription factor TGA9 isoform X2, which translates to MAASHRVVGETGLSDSGPSSSNHHVPYATVLHGINGPSTSFLNQEGSTFDFGELEEAIARQVRNDEAQAPLFTGRPAATLEMFPSWPMRFHQTPRGSSKSAGGESTDSGSQVNTTALTSKGDQTQLEPESPISKIASSSNNHHHQHQALDQNHLQFQQQQQLQQDMAISDTSRATTVPATGTTEASKGQSAPKSNHEKRKGAGSSSENKQLDAKTLRRLAQNREAARKSRLRKKAYVQQLESSRIKLTQLEQDLQRARAQGLLMGGCGGGFGNISSAAAIFDMEYARWLEDDHRHMSELRTGLQAHLSDNDLRVVVDGYISHYDEIFQLKGVAAKSDVFHLITGMWASQAERCFLWMGGFRPSDLIKMLTQQLDPITEQQVMGICSLQHSSQQAEEALTQGLDQLHQSLIDTIAGGTVIDGMQQMAVALGKLTNLEGFVRQADNLRQQTLHQLRRILTVRQAARCFLVIGEYYGRLRALSSLWASRPRESMMSDDNSCQTTTDLQMVQPSQNHFSSF; encoded by the exons ATGGCGGCGAGTCATAGAGTCGTTGGAGAGACAGGTCTTTCAGACTCGGGCCCTTCTTCTTCAAATCACCATGTTCCTTATGCCACTGTTCTTCATGGAATTAATGGTCCTTCAACAAGTTTCCT AAATCAAGAAGGATCTACTTTTGATTTTGGAGAGCTAGAAGAAGCAATTGCTCGTCAAGTTAGAAATGATGAAGCTCAAGCAC CTTTGTTCACAGGAAGACCTGCCGCAACCCTGGAAATGTTCCCTTCTTGGCCAATGAGATTCCACCAAACCCCAAGA GGGAGTTCGAAGTCAGCAGGAGGGGAGAGCACAGACTCAGGATCACAGGTGAACACCACCGCTCTTACAAGCAAAGGAGATCAGACTCAGTTGGAGCCAGAATCCCCCATAAGTAAAATAGCATCTTCTTCAaacaatcatcatcatcagcaccAGGCTTTGGATCAGAATCATCTACAGttccagcagcagcagcaactaCAGCAAGACATGGCAATAAGTGACACCTCAAGAGCTACTACAGTACCAGCAACAGGAACAACTGAAGCATCAAAAGGCCAGTCagctccaaaatcaaatcatgaaaag AGGAAGGGAGCTGGTTCTTCGTCAGAGAACAAACAGCTTGATGCTAAG ACATTGAGGCGCTTAGCACAAAATCGAGAAGCTGCGAGAAAAAGCCGCCTGAGGAAAAAG GCTTATGTGCAACAGCTAGAATCAAGTAGGATCAAGCTCACACAGCTTGAACAAGACCTTCAAAGAGCGCGTGCTCAG GGATTGTTGATGGGTGGCTGTGGAGGTGGTTTTGGCAATATCAGCTCAG CTGCTGCAATATTTGATATGGAATATGCAAGGTGGCTAGAAGACGACCACCGTCACATGTCGGAGCTGCGAACCGGACTACAAGCACATTTGTCGGACAACGATCTCCGAGTCGTTGTAGATGGATACATTTCTCATTATGATGAGATTTTCCAGCTGAAAGGAGTGGCTGCGAAATCTGATGTGTTCCATCTCATAACCGGGATGTGGGCTTCTCAAGCTGAACGTTGCTTCCTTTGGATGGGTGGCTTTAGACCCTCTGACCTCATCAAG ATGTTGACACAACAGTTAGACCCAATAACTGAACAGCAAGTGATGGGGATATGCAGCCTCCAACATTCATCACAACAGGCTGAAGAGGCTCTCACCCAAGGCTTAGACCAGCTTCATCAGTCTCTCATCGACACCATCGCCGGTGGAACCGTCATAGACGGCATGCAACAGATGGCCGTGGCTCTGGGCAAGCTCACTAATCTTGAAGGCTTCGTTCGCCAG GCTGACAATTTGAGACAGCAAACCCTTCACCAGTTGCGTCGGATATTGACAGTTCGCCAAGCAGCGCGGTGCTTTCTGGTAATCGGCGAGTACTATGGAAGATTAAGAGCACTTAGTTCTCTTTGGGCATCAAGACCACGAGA GAGCATGATGAGTGATGATAACTCTTGCCAAACGACGACGGACTTGCAAATGGTTCAGCCTTCTCAAAATCATTTCTCATCTTTCTGA